Within the Ochrobactrum vermis genome, the region CGCCGCCCACGAGCTTGGCACCCCCCTTGCCACCATTGCGCTGGTGGTGAAGGAAATGCAGCGCTCCTATGCCAAGAATCCCGTCGATGTCGGTCTTAGCGAAGACATTGCACTGTTGCATTCGCAGACGCAGCGCTGTCGTGAAATTCTGCGAAGGCTGACCAGCCTCTCCTCGGAAAATGAGGAACACATGTCGCGGCTACCGCTGTCCTCACTCATTGAGGAGGTGATCGCACCGCACCGTAATTTCGGCATCACCATTGACGTGCAGAAGGTAGCGGGACCAATGCCGGAACCGGTGACACGGCGCAATCCCGGACTGCTTTACGGTTTGGGTAATCTGGTGGAAAACGCGGTCGATTTCGCGCGCGGCAATGTCAGTGTCACTTGGGGTTGGACGGATAATCAGGTGAGCGTGACCATCCAGGACGACGGCAGCGGCTTCAAGCCGGAAATCCTCGATCGTATCGGCGAGCCGTATATGACGAGCCGTGATAACACCCGTAATGGCGGCGGGCTTGGCCTTGGCCTGTTCATCGCCAAAACCCTGCTGGAACGCTCCGGCGCGCAAATTGCTTTCCGTAATCGAAGCAATCCGGGGCAGGGGGCGGAAGTGAAAGTGGTTTGGCCCCGCTCCGCATTCACATCCGGCTGAAGAAGGATGCCGCATGACGATCCCGCTTGAAATCCAGAGGGCAACGCAGGAGTTCGACAAGTTTCTCCATATGGCGCGGGATGAGGCAGGGCTCGCTACACGCAATCAGGCCTATACGATGGTGGAGGCCGTTCTGCTCACCTTCCGCCACCGGCTCGATGTCGGTCAGGCGATTCGCTTTGCCGGGATACTGCCGCCGGTTCTTCGCGCGATTTTTGTAGAAAACTGGGATATTGGCGAAGCGAAACGACCATTTCTGAGCCGGCAAGCCTTGACCCGCGAAGTGCAATCGCTGCGCAAGAATCACAATTTCGCACCAGATTCAGCTATTTACGACGTTGCCAAGGCGCTTCGG harbors:
- a CDS encoding ActS/PrrB/RegB family redox-sensitive histidine kinase gives rise to the protein MHAEFENRASNLSRRPRLTTLVRVRWLAIAGQTAAVMLVALYLQFPFAVGICFALIACSAWLNLYLAFRFPTNHRLNPAAASLVLAFDVLQLAGLLYLTGGLQNPFVILMIVPVIISATSLSARHTLVLALLVVACTSILTVKHEPLPWYPGETLNLPFLFVIGIWCAIASALGFTGVYAYRIAEEARQLGDALSAAELILQREHHLTALDGLAAAAAHELGTPLATIALVVKEMQRSYAKNPVDVGLSEDIALLHSQTQRCREILRRLTSLSSENEEHMSRLPLSSLIEEVIAPHRNFGITIDVQKVAGPMPEPVTRRNPGLLYGLGNLVENAVDFARGNVSVTWGWTDNQVSVTIQDDGSGFKPEILDRIGEPYMTSRDNTRNGGGLGLGLFIAKTLLERSGAQIAFRNRSNPGQGAEVKVVWPRSAFTSG
- a CDS encoding DUF2267 domain-containing protein, encoding MTIPLEIQRATQEFDKFLHMARDEAGLATRNQAYTMVEAVLLTFRHRLDVGQAIRFAGILPPVLRAIFVENWDIGEAKRPFLSRQALTREVQSLRKNHNFAPDSAIYDVAKALRVHIDQVKLDDVLAGLPAEAREYWSV